In Setaria italica strain Yugu1 chromosome IX, Setaria_italica_v2.0, whole genome shotgun sequence, the genomic stretch GTTGCACACCTGACTTTTGCCTTTGTTCACCCCAAAAGAAATAACGTATAGATGGTGTACAACAAAAAAACGTTACAACAAAATCAAGCTAGGGATCTCATCATTTTTTTCACGCTGCAAAACAGGAGGGTCTATTTCATCATgttcaaacaaacaaaatgatGCTAGAAAATTACGTCCGGATCACTTTTTATTTTTGTACGTTATAAGAAAAACATTGTGAGAAAAGGTTGCATCTCACCAATGTGTTTGTTACATCATTGTATTGTATGAAAGTTAGATCAGCTATATATGCAGGTTAGATCTAATATAGAGATATTTTCCCTATTTATCctatttttcaaaataaaataatatacaaatatatatttcATCTATTACCTCTTAGGAGGTAATAGTTATCCAGATCTAACTAAATGGACGGTCCATAGTCATTTGGGAGTACCTTAGCAATTCCCTACAAACAATAGATTGTGTAATCTTAGGTAAAGTTAAGTTATGAAATTCGGAATTGAGAAGTTACACAGATTAAGTTGTAACAAACTAAATATTGCCTATTAAATCTATGGTTGCCAAACCTTAGATGCGGCAACCTTAGGTTGCAATCCAAAAATGCCCTAAAGGCAAACTGAAGAGATAAGAGACgataatatttttccttttcataTGTGGAAATACATGGAACAATCATAACAACTGATGTGGATACTGTAGATTGTCTAAGTCAGTATGGCACAATCCCTTATTTCTATTGCGAAATTTTGTTTGACATCTTGTTGACATATGGAAGGATGGCAATAAGGAAGTGAGAAAAATAGCAATGGCATAAAAAGGATTTACCCGGATATGTACACCAACTCAAGGCTAAATCAAAATACATTTGCATATAAAAATGCTCCACATAGTACAATTCATTAATATAGCTCGGATACGGTGAGTGACATAAATGAATCATTTAGAAACATACAAACATGTTGCGCATGACATATTTCCACTTGTTTCCTAGGAGGTTTAATTTCAATTTCAAATAAATTCTCCTCAAAGTAAACCGCCTTACTTCATTTGTAGCAGTCGATTCCAGATTTAAAGCTCTTTGGTAGGGCTCTGACTCTTTGTAAAATGGGAGGAGCCAGAGGGGCTATTTTTTAGCTCCAGTTTCTCAATACAAAACAGTTCTGACTCCTCTAACGCTCCATGCGTGAAGTTATTTTTGCTTCGCTGTTTGATAGGGCTTCGGCAGAAGCCGCCGGAGAATCTGGAGTCGGAGCACCGCCAAAAGGACCTCTTCCTTTTAAACCAGCACGGCGGGCCTACAGATTTGATTACAAAAGCGCGGCCCACCAAACCCAAGCCCGCTAGGCCGCTACCCTGTAACGGTAATATAACGTTGGGCAAATCAAACAGCGAAATCTTAGCAGCGGAAGACGCCGCGCAGCGTAGCGAGGGACAGCGCCAGTACTGCCCTGCTCAGTTCCTCTGCCGTTGCTGCCGCTGGCGCCTGGCGCCgtgtcttcctcctcgtcctcggccaccatcccatcccatcccatccgcAGAGAACacgcgctctctctctcctctgcgCCGACCTGCCCTGTCCTTTCCCTCTCCACCACTGCCCCTCCTGTCACTTCCCCAACCTCTTTTGTCCGTTACATCACGCTCAAGAAGCTGCCCACGCCGCAATGCAGCCGTCACGCTCACAGCACGCCAAGCACCACCACCCAGGGACGGCGCCGCACACGCGCTTCCGCAGCCAGGTCCAGGTGCTGGAGGCGCCCCTGGATCCCGGATCCGATCCTGAGTACCAGGATTTCCAGTTCCGGTTCGTCCCGGAGGTGTTCGAGCTCCAGatgggcggcgtcggcggtggcggttGCGGGGGAAGGAATGGGGACGGCAAGGCGGCGGAGAAGGTCCTCGGGTTCGAGTTCGACAAGGTGAGGATCAGCATTGCGTCCAGCGACGACGAGGCGGACGGGGACGCGCCGCCCAGGAGCTCCTTCTCCGGGGCGAGCCACCCGCCGGAGCCGGTGGACGACATGGACACCGTCTttgtcgccgtcgacggccGCGAAAAGCCGGTCCCGAAGCCGGTCATCTCGTGGGACGCGTCCCCGCCGccgagcggcgcggcgagccCGCACAGCAGCATCGacagctccggcgccgcggccACGGTGACCAGCATCGCGCCGAGCTGCACCGTCACTAGCCGGAGCGCCAAGACCAGCGTCAGCAGCAGCGCGGCCAGCGACGGCAGCGGCTGGAGCAACGGcaccggctccggcgccggagGGAGCGCGGGGAAGCCGCACAAGGGCGGCGACCCCCGGTGGAAGGCAATCtctgcggcgcgcgcgcgggacGGGCCCCTCGCGATGGGCAGCTTCCGTCTGCTGCGGCGGCTCGGGTGCGGCGACATCGGGACGGTGTACCTATCCGAGctcagcggcgccggcgccgtcagcggcggcgcggtgagGCCCTGCTGGTTCGCGATGAAGGTGATGGACAAGGCGTCGTTGGAGAGCCGCCGGAAGCTGAGCCGCGCGCAGACGGAGCGGGAGATCCTGCAGCTGCTGGACCACCCGTTCCTGCCCACCCTGTACGCGCACTTCGAGACCGACAGGTTCGCCTGCCTCGTCATGGAGTTCTGCCCCGGCGGCGACCTCCACGCGCTCCGGCAGCGCCAGCCCGGCAAGCACTTCCCCGAGCACGCGGCGAGGTACTCATCCAAGTCCTGTTTGATTCTCCTTGTTTGCTTCAGACTCTTGGTACTGTTCGGAATTGCAAACGGTGGTGTGGTGCTTATCTGCACAGAGAGAGATATCCATTGTTGCATTGCAGCGAAGAGTCCTGCAAGGCAAGAATCTTACAACATTGCCATGGTGAACTTATGCAGTTGCAGTTGTTGGATAATTTTTGTATGATACTTCTCTGGTTTTTGAAAATATAATGTGTATGCAGAAAAAATCGGTATGCCATTTCTCGGCATCACTCCCATACCCATATGCTCCGACATGACTAAATGAGTATATAACGCTAAGCTAGGGATGTGTCTGGCAGCTTCATCCATAGAGTTGCAGTTTATTTCTGCTAGTGCTATGCTAGAGTGCCAGTTAAAGTGCTACTACCTTGTTTTTTACCCTACTGTTTCTATCATGCTGTAGAACTTGATGCCTAAATTTGCATAGACAAAATGTTTAATGTCACTAGATTCCTAGATTAGGATAGGCACAATGTTTAATTCCACATTTTCATCATTGTGTCCTACGCTAGTTGTGATGAATGAATACAACAAGCATGCAACCTTCAGGCAATTATTCTGTTTGCTTAGTCTGAAACTCTGGCAAACAGATGGCTGCCCTACTTCTTTTTTCCTAAGCTGAAGATTACAGATACAGTCTTTCCTAAAAAAGTTTACAGATACAGTCATTCAGATTGCCAAAGCGTTCTGCTAAATTACGTTTGTATCGCTCCAAAATTCAGTATGTTTTGAGGTGTTTGATCTTATCATTTTTGCAGGTTCTACGCCGCAGAAGTGCTCCTTGCCCTGGAGTACCTGCACATGCTCGGGGTGGTCTACAGGGACCTGAAGCCGGAGAACGTCCTCGTCAGAGAAGACGGCCACATCATGCTCTCCGACTTCGACCTCTCCCTCCGCTGCGCGGTCTCGCCGACGCTGGTGCGATCCTCGCTGCACCCCGATCCCAGGAACGCGCAGACCTGCGCCCAGCCCGCCTGCATACAGCCCACATGCTTCATGCCCAAGCTCTTCAGCCAAAGGAGCAAGAAGAACAGCAGCAGTAATGCCACCAAGAAATCCAAGGGCGGCGAGCCCAGGCAGCACCAGCAGGCGCCCGCCGGCCTCCCCGAGCTCGTCGTCGAGCCGACTGGGGCCCGGTCGATGTCGTTCGTGGGGACGCACGAGTACCTTGCCCCGGAGATCATCAAGGGCGAGGGCCACGGCAGCGCGGTGGACTGGTGGACGTTCGGCATCTTCCTGCACGAGCTCATGTACGGCAAGACGCCGTTCAAGGGGCAGACGAACCGCGCCACGCTGTTCAACGTCGTCGGCCAGCAGCTCAGGTTCCCTGACTGCCCCGGGACAAGCAACGCCAGCAGGGACCTGATCAAAGGCCTGCTGGCCAAGGAGCCCCAGAGCCGGCTCGGCGTCAAGAGGGGCGCGGCGGAGATCAAGCAGCACCCGTTCTTCGAGGGCGTCAACTGGGCCCTCATCCGGTGCAGCACCCCGCCCGGCGTGCCCAGGGCCGTTGAGCCCGCCGCGGTGGCGGTGCCAATGCCGGCGAAGCCCACTGCCGCGCCGGTGGAGAGGGTGGAGATCAACGGCAGCAGCAAGAGGATGGCAGGAGCCGGCGCCGAGTCCGGAGGGAAGTTCCTAGACTTCGAGTTCTTTTAGGAAATTATAGGAGCTTTAACAAAGAATACCTGCGAATTCCAGTAGTAGTTGTAGGTGTAGTTCCATGCGAATTCGAGTGCTAGCGTTTGGTCAATGGCATGTCTGACTGGTTTTCAGTTCTATGTTGCATCACCTCACTCTGTTGTTTGAGATCCGTGCCATGCCACTAGTAGTagtctccgttccaaattactattcctTACACGATgtttgttatgtatctagatataatatatatctagatgcatatcaaTTAATacgcatctagaaaagtcaacacgaatagtaatttgggatggagggcaGTCAACAAGAGTAATCGGTGAGGTTTGAGCGGTCCGAGAAACGATTACTATCATGTTTCTTGCCATGCTGTTATAATACAAAGTTCTAGTAGTAGATTACAAGATTAGCACCATAGTTTCACCGTTAATAGACCAAAGCATTCTGTACCAAAATGCGAATGCCCAGAACATGAAAAGAAACAGAGTACATTAGACGACCAGGTTCTCTGATGCGGCGACGAGCCCCATGCCGGCGGCGGGACTCCGGTGCCGCATGAGGACGCGCAGCTGCGCCCGCTGGCACTCGAGGTTGGACACCAGGTCCACCCTCTCCTCGCGAGGCCGCACGCGCACCGCCTTGGGGAACTCCACGAACCCCTTGATCCCCCTCCGGATGTGCGGgttctcgccgccggcggcctcccgCCGGTGAAGTTGACCTTGCTGACTCCGGCACGGGCTTTCTTGACCGTGTTGACTCCGGCTCGGGCTCTGCTGACCATGTCGACTCGTCGTCGGGCTTGCCTTGCCGTTcgggctgctgcagctgcagctgctgctcttGTGGTTGTTATCGCTGGCGGCGGTCGTAGCGTGCagctcggcgacggcgtcgtcgaTCTCCCGCAGCTTCTCCTCCATGGCCGCCCTGGCGTCGGCGAGCTTCATCTGGACCCGCTCCTCGCGCCAGAGCTCCGCGACGCGCAGcatccgccgctcctcctcgacgCCCTCTATCGCGCGCTCGGCCTCGTCGCGCGCGGCGCCAGCCTCCTCCCGCAGCGCCCGGCACTCGGCCTCCGcggcctcgccccgccgccgctcctcggccagctccgccgccagcgcctcgcTCAGCGCCTCCGCCTTCCGCCGCATGCGCCGCTCGAACTCCAGCTCTGCCCTCAGGTCCCTGATGCGCACCACGCAGAGCTCCAGCTCCGACGACATGGCGCCGTACCCTTGGtcgacctccacctcctcttcgacgccgccgtcctcggGCACGACGATCATAGGCGAATCGAGATTCTTGGTTTGGCAAGGAGAGCGCGAGGAGAAGGAAAGCTGGATGATGCCATGCGGGGAGTAGTCGGGGTTGTGATAAAGCTTCCAAGGATGATAGTAGGGCGAGCCGGCGCCATGATTGGTCTCCACTTGCACCGACGCCATCTTTCCGAGCTCGGGATCCAGTATTTTACCCGCCCTACTACTCGAGAGTGGGACTTGTTGGAGGCAAAGTGCATGGCCCCAAGGACGAAGGTCACCAGCCTCGCTCCTCCAAGCTTGGTCTTTGTGAGCTGTAAAAGGGACTAGCAGGAGTgtaggaggaggagatggtcaCGTCTCGCGCTCACATGCATGGATCCCGATCTCGGCGGCGCCATCATGGTGGTTCATGATCCTCGTCGCTTTTTCTTGCGCAGGCTGTTTATCATTCcgtctcctcctgctcctcggtCGGCATGCTAGCTGCTGATGCGGTGACGCTGGCGCTGTGGGCGTAGGAATCATGTGCGCGCCATGGCTTTTCGGTGACGCGCGCATGCCATTGCCATTGCCACGCCACGCAaccgcgtcgcgtcgcgtcgcatCCTTGCAAAAAGCTAGCGCCTGCTGCCTGCTAGTGCTGGACAGTGTCATTGTTGCCTCGAGtcgtggcggcagcggcacgaTGAATTGTGTCTTTGTTTGATGGCTTCCCAATTGTGCCTctctgttattttttttttaaaaaaaaggggtTCCCGTTGAGGTACTCGCATGAATTGCTGCACTGCATCGGCCATCAAGACTGCTTGGAAGAATTGATATCGGCTGCCAAGGGCCGAAGCTGCACCTGCATCGAGCAGCTTCCAACTCTGCCGTACCATAAAGCATGTCCGGATCCAACGGCCGGCCTCGTGCGACGCAGTAATAGCGTGTGCGCCGTAAACACAGGGCAGCATCGCAATACTGATGATGTAGTG encodes the following:
- the LOC101771615 gene encoding protein BRANCHLESS TRICHOME: MASVQVETNHGAGSPYYHPWKLYHNPDYSPHGIIQLSFSSRSPCQTKNLDSPMIVVPEDGGVEEEVEVDQGYGAMSSELELCVVRIRDLRAELEFERRMRRKAEALSEALAAELAEERRRGEAAEAECRALREEAGAARDEAERAIEGVEEERRMLRVAELWREERVQMKLADARAAMEEKLREIDDAVAELHATTAASDNNHKSSSCSCSSPNGKASPTTSRHGQQSPSRSQHGQESPCRSQQGQLHRREAAGGENPHIRRGIKGFVEFPKAVRVRPREERVDLVSNLECQRAQLRVLMRHRSPAAGMGLVAASENLVV
- the LOC101771216 gene encoding serine/threonine-protein kinase D6PK, with translation MQPSRSQHAKHHHPGTAPHTRFRSQVQVLEAPLDPGSDPEYQDFQFRFVPEVFELQMGGVGGGGCGGRNGDGKAAEKVLGFEFDKVRISIASSDDEADGDAPPRSSFSGASHPPEPVDDMDTVFVAVDGREKPVPKPVISWDASPPPSGAASPHSSIDSSGAAATVTSIAPSCTVTSRSAKTSVSSSAASDGSGWSNGTGSGAGGSAGKPHKGGDPRWKAISAARARDGPLAMGSFRLLRRLGCGDIGTVYLSELSGAGAVSGGAVRPCWFAMKVMDKASLESRRKLSRAQTEREILQLLDHPFLPTLYAHFETDRFACLVMEFCPGGDLHALRQRQPGKHFPEHAARFYAAEVLLALEYLHMLGVVYRDLKPENVLVREDGHIMLSDFDLSLRCAVSPTLVRSSLHPDPRNAQTCAQPACIQPTCFMPKLFSQRSKKNSSSNATKKSKGGEPRQHQQAPAGLPELVVEPTGARSMSFVGTHEYLAPEIIKGEGHGSAVDWWTFGIFLHELMYGKTPFKGQTNRATLFNVVGQQLRFPDCPGTSNASRDLIKGLLAKEPQSRLGVKRGAAEIKQHPFFEGVNWALIRCSTPPGVPRAVEPAAVAVPMPAKPTAAPVERVEINGSSKRMAGAGAESGGKFLDFEFF